The following proteins come from a genomic window of Vallitaleaceae bacterium 9-2:
- a CDS encoding YcxB family protein — protein sequence MKELVQITVKTKTMDLFRFMLFHAYSSLSGVITMIFGLGSLIMLPVTYFVWKDAFVSLILLMVVIIYVIVTPLNMLSQSKRQVISNPVFKNPITYHISDEIFEVQQYTGTVRLFWNQLFRIKKTPFDFLFYVNEQQAFVIPKKAMSEADNITLNQIIEKIGDQLPKQPTLIERLRGQTTSVANPVKEEQIKVHTVDKEEKEDDKA from the coding sequence ATGAAAGAACTTGTACAAATTACTGTTAAAACAAAAACAATGGATTTATTTAGATTTATGCTATTTCATGCATACTCGAGTTTGAGTGGTGTAATTACAATGATCTTTGGTTTAGGATCATTGATCATGTTACCGGTGACCTACTTTGTGTGGAAAGATGCATTTGTCTCTTTGATATTACTCATGGTTGTCATCATTTACGTTATTGTGACACCTTTAAATATGCTCTCCCAATCCAAGCGTCAAGTTATTTCCAATCCGGTATTTAAAAACCCGATTACATATCATATCAGTGATGAAATATTTGAAGTACAGCAATATACCGGAACGGTTCGCTTGTTTTGGAATCAACTATTTCGCATTAAGAAGACACCCTTTGATTTTTTATTTTATGTAAATGAACAGCAGGCATTTGTTATTCCCAAAAAAGCAATGAGCGAAGCGGATAACATTACCCTTAATCAAATCATTGAAAAAATCGGTGACCAACTACCCAAGCAACCCACTTTAATAGAGCGATTACGTGGACAGACAACTTCCGTAGCTAATCCGGTTAAGGAAGAACAGATCAAGGTACACACTGTAGATAAAGAGGAAAAAGAAGATGATAAGGCATAG
- a CDS encoding cofactor-independent phosphoglycerate mutase translates to MKYIIVLADGMADEPIEALNNKTPLEVAKTPMFDRLANVGEVGLVDTIPQGMNPGSDTANLSVMGYDPRKYYTGRSPLEAVSIGVEMQESDICFRVNFVTLTEEETYWNKTIEDHSADEITTQEAAILLEAVKEAFEDAELTFYQGVNYRHALIWDHGSMDVNLEPPHNILGKQIAPYQPTGDNSEQIRQMMERSFEILNHHPVNEARRQKGLRPANSIWPWGEGVRPELPDFEKMFNKKGAMISAVDLLKGIAIAANMKSIDVEGATGNIHTNYQGKVDAAIRAFEDGYDFVYLHVEAPDECGHRGELDNKVKAIELIDEKVVAPIYNYFKEKEEAFKIGILPDHPTPLHIRTHTNDPVPYLIYTNEQEKHNHFFFSEAGAKASGKIIKQGYQFMPYFLGK, encoded by the coding sequence ATGAAATATATAATTGTATTAGCCGATGGAATGGCAGATGAGCCCATCGAAGCGTTAAACAATAAGACACCATTAGAAGTGGCGAAAACACCAATGTTTGATAGATTGGCAAATGTTGGTGAAGTAGGATTGGTCGATACTATACCCCAAGGCATGAATCCGGGAAGCGACACTGCAAATCTTTCAGTTATGGGGTATGATCCGAGGAAGTATTATACTGGTCGTTCTCCTTTAGAGGCAGTAAGTATTGGGGTTGAGATGCAAGAGAGTGATATATGCTTTCGCGTTAATTTTGTAACATTAACAGAAGAAGAAACCTACTGGAATAAGACGATTGAAGACCATAGTGCGGATGAGATTACTACACAAGAGGCTGCGATACTTTTGGAGGCAGTCAAAGAAGCGTTTGAAGATGCAGAGCTAACATTTTATCAAGGTGTTAATTATCGACATGCACTTATCTGGGATCATGGTTCAATGGACGTAAATTTAGAACCGCCGCACAATATTTTGGGCAAACAAATAGCACCATATCAGCCTACCGGAGACAATAGTGAACAGATACGTCAAATGATGGAACGAAGTTTTGAAATCTTAAATCATCATCCAGTCAATGAAGCACGACGTCAAAAAGGTTTGCGTCCGGCAAACAGTATATGGCCATGGGGAGAAGGGGTAAGACCGGAGCTTCCTGATTTTGAAAAAATGTTTAACAAAAAGGGTGCTATGATTTCAGCCGTTGATTTATTAAAAGGTATTGCCATTGCAGCGAATATGAAAAGTATCGATGTTGAAGGAGCAACTGGAAATATTCATACCAATTATCAAGGAAAAGTAGATGCAGCAATAAGGGCTTTTGAAGATGGATATGATTTTGTGTATTTACATGTGGAAGCGCCAGATGAATGTGGGCATCGCGGAGAACTGGACAATAAAGTAAAAGCGATCGAGCTCATTGATGAAAAGGTTGTCGCTCCTATTTACAATTATTTCAAAGAAAAAGAAGAAGCGTTTAAGATTGGGATTTTACCGGATCATCCTACGCCGCTACATATTCGAACACATACTAATGATCCGGTGCCTTATCTAATCTATACAAATGAACAAGAAAAACACAACCATTTCTTTTTTTCTGAAGCTGGTGCAAAAGCGAGTGGCAAGATAATAAAGCAAGGTTATCAATTTATGCCATACTTTTTAGGCAAATGA
- the tsaB gene encoding tRNA (adenosine(37)-N6)-threonylcarbamoyltransferase complex dimerization subunit type 1 TsaB, with amino-acid sequence MKILGIESSSTIASVAVVEDGQLLGEYTINHTLKHSKTLMPMIQEMLNKLELKPKDIGLIAVSEGPGSFTGLRIGSATAKGLAQGLNIPIVSIPTMQVLASTVLIPGAKVHAIMYARAREVYYQTFMISVKERHFLVEPQTPLVTCEIEEVAEKLKKETHHVYLVGDAVFRFEQDLEGLGEKIISFLPVYTNLMAKNVAILGQSRYDDNDVMTYQEHRPYYHKKSQAEREYESKNHAKN; translated from the coding sequence ATGAAAATATTAGGAATTGAAAGCTCGTCGACAATTGCATCGGTTGCAGTTGTTGAGGATGGACAGCTATTAGGTGAATATACTATTAATCATACGCTAAAACATTCAAAAACATTGATGCCAATGATTCAAGAAATGCTCAATAAACTTGAATTAAAACCCAAAGATATTGGCTTAATTGCTGTTTCAGAAGGTCCAGGTTCCTTTACGGGCTTAAGGATTGGAAGTGCAACGGCAAAAGGATTGGCGCAGGGATTGAATATTCCGATTGTGAGCATACCTACAATGCAAGTGTTGGCAAGTACGGTATTAATCCCAGGAGCAAAAGTGCATGCCATCATGTATGCCAGGGCAAGAGAAGTGTACTATCAAACATTTATGATAAGTGTCAAGGAACGGCATTTTTTGGTGGAGCCCCAGACACCCTTAGTCACATGTGAAATAGAAGAAGTGGCGGAAAAATTAAAAAAAGAAACACATCATGTGTATCTTGTTGGTGATGCAGTCTTTAGATTTGAACAAGATCTAGAAGGGCTTGGAGAAAAAATTATAAGCTTCTTGCCGGTATATACGAATCTCATGGCAAAAAATGTTGCAATATTAGGTCAATCAAGGTATGATGATAATGATGTAATGACATATCAAGAGCACCGTCCCTATTATCATAAAAAATCTCAAGCTGAACGCGAAT
- a CDS encoding aspartate kinase, with amino-acid sequence MLVVKKFGGSSVANKERVFNVANRILEDYKAGHQVVVVLSAQGDTTDELLAKAAEITANPSKREMDMLLATGEQQSVALMSLALHELGYPAISLNAFQVGMNTSRTYGNARLKGIDKERMEMELELNNIVLVTGFQGINRYEDVTTLGRGGSDTTAVALAAALNADRCEIYTDVDGVYTADPRVVKDARKLDEITYDEMLELASLGAKVLHNRSVELAKKYKVELVVRSSLTQAEGTIVKEECKMEKMLVSGVAADKDVARIAVIGIQDRPGKAFDLFSLLSKNNISVDIILQSIGRDGTKDITFTVAKSDLKEATQLIESNLDHLEASSFLFDDDVAKVSVVGAGMASNAGVATKMFEALYDADINIHMISTSEIKISVLVSEKDADDALVAIHDHFKLGVR; translated from the coding sequence ATGCTTGTAGTTAAAAAATTCGGTGGCAGTTCTGTCGCCAACAAAGAACGTGTATTTAATGTTGCAAATCGAATTCTAGAAGATTATAAAGCAGGACATCAAGTAGTAGTTGTTTTATCGGCCCAAGGAGATACGACAGATGAGCTCTTAGCAAAGGCTGCGGAGATCACGGCGAATCCTTCAAAACGAGAAATGGATATGCTGCTTGCAACAGGAGAGCAGCAATCTGTTGCGCTGATGTCGTTAGCGCTTCATGAATTAGGTTATCCGGCGATATCGCTGAATGCATTTCAAGTAGGCATGAATACGTCAAGAACATATGGAAATGCCCGATTAAAAGGTATTGATAAAGAACGTATGGAAATGGAATTAGAACTTAACAATATTGTTCTTGTTACAGGATTTCAAGGGATTAACCGATATGAAGATGTAACGACACTTGGACGTGGGGGCTCGGACACTACGGCGGTTGCACTTGCAGCTGCATTAAATGCCGACCGCTGTGAGATATATACAGATGTTGATGGGGTATATACAGCAGATCCACGTGTTGTCAAAGATGCAAGAAAGCTAGATGAGATAACCTATGATGAAATGCTAGAATTAGCTTCATTGGGAGCGAAAGTATTGCACAACCGTTCGGTCGAACTTGCAAAAAAATATAAGGTTGAATTAGTGGTTCGATCAAGTTTAACACAAGCAGAAGGAACGATAGTTAAGGAGGAATGTAAAATGGAAAAAATGTTGGTCAGTGGTGTTGCAGCAGATAAAGACGTAGCACGTATAGCAGTGATAGGGATTCAAGATAGACCGGGTAAAGCGTTTGATTTATTTAGCTTACTTTCAAAAAATAATATCAGTGTTGATATCATTTTACAATCCATCGGACGCGACGGAACAAAGGACATCACGTTTACAGTTGCAAAAAGCGATTTGAAAGAAGCCACACAATTGATTGAATCGAACTTGGATCATCTAGAAGCAAGTAGCTTCCTCTTTGATGATGATGTGGCCAAAGTATCTGTTGTTGGAGCAGGAATGGCTTCAAATGCAGGGGTTGCAACTAAAATGTTTGAGGCGCTATACGATGCGGATATTAACATTCACATGATTTCAACATCAGAAATCAAAATCTCCGTATTAGTATCAGAAAAAGATGCTGATGATGCGCTTGTTGCGATTCATGACCACTTCAAATTAGGAGTTCGATAA
- the tsaE gene encoding tRNA (adenosine(37)-N6)-threonylcarbamoyltransferase complex ATPase subunit type 1 TsaE translates to MIRHSYSPEQTYAIGKEIGEKAKEGEVYSLIGDLGVGKTVFTKGFAEGLGIDEDITSPTFTLVNEYEQGRLPFYHFDVYRIEDISEIEDIGYEEYFYGHGVTLVEWANKIKSLLPKGTRTIIIEKDLEQGFEYRKIQEII, encoded by the coding sequence ATGATAAGGCATAGTTATTCACCTGAACAGACATATGCAATAGGAAAAGAAATTGGAGAAAAAGCAAAAGAAGGCGAAGTATACTCGCTGATTGGAGATCTAGGCGTAGGAAAAACTGTTTTTACAAAAGGATTTGCAGAAGGACTTGGCATTGACGAGGATATTACAAGTCCGACCTTTACTTTAGTTAATGAATATGAACAAGGACGGCTACCTTTTTACCATTTTGATGTGTACCGCATTGAAGACATATCTGAAATTGAAGACATAGGTTATGAAGAATATTTTTACGGCCATGGGGTCACACTTGTTGAATGGGCAAATAAAATAAAATCCCTCTTGCCAAAAGGTACGCGAACGATTATTATTGAAAAGGATTTAGAGCAAGGGTTTGAATACCGGAAAATTCAGGAGATCATATGA
- a CDS encoding Tex family protein gives MEIKKQLQQEFGLQAWQVENTLALIDAGNTIPFISRYRKEQTGSLSDEVLRELSERLTYLTNLEARKEQVRATIIEQEKMTSEIEKALVQAQTLVEVEDIYRPYKQKKRTRATIAKENGLEPFALILYMQQTHDDLNQCAQGYLNEEKGITDIKQVFDGAKDIIAEMISDDADIRKYLRDHTWNVGKIVTKTKTKETSVYEMYYEYEEPIKKIPGHRILAINRGEKEKILSVKIDGDEERGIGYIEKQVIRNEAFSGTSYIKEAIEDAYKRLIFPSIERELRSYMTENAEDGAIKVFGKNLEQLLLQPPIAGKIILALDPAFRTGCKVAVIDKYGQVLDTGVVYPTPPVNKIAEAKKILGKMINQHQVNLIAIGNGTASRETESFTVEMLKEMKSNIQYVIVNEAGASVYSASKLGTEEFPEYDVALRSAVSIGRRLQDPLAELVKIDPQSIGVGQYQHDMNQKKLAETLSGVVEDSVNRVGIDLNTASVSLLQYISGISKAVAKNIVSYREENGEFKTRKELLKVAKLGPKAFEQSAGFLRIRNGKNPLDNTGVHPESYAATEKFMKLLDLDLHYEVKEMLTKVGSIQHVGEVAEKIGVGEPTLQDIILELKKPGRDPRDEMPKPILRSDVLEMDDLKIGMRLSGTVRNVIDFGAFVDIGVHQDGLVHISKLSKKYIKHPLEVVAIGDIVEVEVISVDVAKKRIGLSMVNED, from the coding sequence ATGGAAATCAAAAAACAGTTACAACAAGAATTCGGGTTACAAGCATGGCAGGTGGAAAATACGCTGGCATTAATTGATGCGGGTAATACCATTCCATTTATTTCTAGATATAGAAAAGAACAAACAGGGTCACTCTCAGACGAAGTGTTACGTGAATTATCCGAACGCTTAACATATCTAACCAATTTAGAGGCAAGAAAAGAGCAAGTGCGTGCAACGATTATTGAACAGGAAAAAATGACGTCAGAAATTGAAAAAGCGTTAGTTCAGGCGCAGACACTCGTTGAAGTCGAAGATATCTATCGACCCTATAAGCAAAAGAAACGAACGCGTGCAACAATCGCAAAAGAAAATGGATTAGAACCCTTTGCACTTATTCTTTATATGCAACAGACACATGATGATTTAAATCAATGTGCCCAGGGGTATTTGAATGAAGAAAAAGGAATAACCGATATTAAGCAAGTCTTTGATGGAGCCAAAGATATTATTGCAGAGATGATCTCAGATGATGCAGATATACGTAAATACCTGCGAGATCATACATGGAATGTGGGTAAAATCGTTACAAAAACAAAAACCAAAGAGACCTCAGTATATGAAATGTATTATGAATATGAGGAACCTATAAAAAAGATACCGGGGCATCGTATTCTAGCCATTAATCGTGGTGAAAAGGAAAAAATTCTTTCCGTAAAAATTGATGGGGACGAAGAAAGAGGCATTGGATATATTGAAAAACAAGTGATTCGTAATGAAGCTTTTTCTGGAACTTCTTATATTAAAGAAGCTATTGAAGATGCCTACAAACGTTTGATTTTTCCTTCGATAGAGCGTGAACTGCGTAGCTATATGACAGAAAATGCTGAAGATGGTGCGATTAAAGTTTTCGGAAAAAATCTAGAGCAGCTTCTTCTTCAACCACCTATTGCAGGAAAAATCATTTTGGCGTTAGACCCTGCTTTTCGAACCGGTTGTAAAGTTGCAGTTATTGATAAGTATGGACAAGTGCTTGACACAGGAGTTGTATACCCAACACCTCCGGTTAATAAAATAGCCGAAGCAAAGAAAATCCTTGGGAAAATGATCAATCAACATCAAGTGAATCTTATTGCGATTGGAAATGGAACGGCGTCAAGAGAGACAGAAAGCTTTACTGTTGAGATGCTTAAAGAAATGAAAAGTAACATACAGTATGTTATAGTCAATGAAGCCGGAGCTTCGGTATATTCAGCGTCTAAGCTTGGGACAGAAGAATTTCCGGAATATGATGTAGCGCTTCGAAGCGCAGTTTCTATTGGAAGACGACTACAAGACCCGCTGGCAGAACTAGTAAAGATTGATCCCCAATCGATTGGAGTAGGTCAGTATCAGCACGATATGAATCAAAAAAAATTAGCAGAAACCCTATCTGGAGTGGTTGAAGATTCTGTTAACCGAGTAGGAATCGATTTGAATACGGCAAGTGTTTCCTTACTACAATATATTTCAGGAATCAGCAAAGCGGTAGCTAAAAACATTGTTAGTTATCGTGAAGAAAATGGTGAGTTTAAGACACGAAAAGAGTTGCTTAAGGTCGCAAAACTTGGTCCTAAGGCATTTGAGCAATCGGCAGGATTTTTACGTATACGTAATGGAAAAAACCCATTGGATAATACAGGAGTCCATCCTGAATCGTATGCAGCAACAGAAAAATTCATGAAATTATTGGATTTAGATCTACATTATGAAGTCAAAGAAATGCTAACAAAGGTTGGAAGTATCCAACATGTAGGCGAGGTAGCAGAAAAAATCGGTGTGGGAGAACCGACCCTTCAAGACATTATTTTGGAGTTGAAGAAACCGGGTAGAGACCCTCGTGATGAAATGCCAAAGCCAATCTTACGCAGTGATGTGTTAGAAATGGATGATTTAAAAATCGGAATGCGTTTAAGTGGAACCGTCAGAAATGTCATTGACTTTGGGGCCTTTGTAGACATTGGTGTCCATCAAGATGGGTTAGTACATATCTCAAAATTGAGTAAAAAATATATTAAGCACCCCCTTGAGGTGGTAGCCATTGGAGATATTGTTGAAGTGGAAGTTATTTCAGTGGACGTTGCAAAAAAACGTATAGGCCTATCAATGGTAAATGAAGATTAA